One Methanobacterium sp. DNA segment encodes these proteins:
- the afpA gene encoding archaeoflavoprotein AfpA — MTTKKKKVAWGITGSGDKILGTVQIMQKMREKYIDKYDIRIYVSKAGDQVLKYYGLFKELEVEFDRTWVEVNANAPFLAGQIQLGQFEFMLIAPATSNTVAKISLRIADALLPNAAIMAQKAGVPVYVLPSDFEEGIVITRLPDGRDLELTIRKEDVEHVERLAEMGVNILKTPEEIEAVFKKHLSKN; from the coding sequence ATGACCACCAAAAAAAAGAAAGTGGCCTGGGGAATTACTGGAAGTGGAGATAAAATATTAGGAACAGTCCAGATCATGCAAAAAATGCGTGAAAAGTACATCGACAAGTACGACATACGCATATATGTTTCAAAGGCTGGAGATCAGGTTTTAAAATACTATGGCCTGTTTAAAGAATTGGAAGTTGAATTTGACAGGACATGGGTTGAAGTTAATGCAAATGCTCCCTTTTTAGCTGGGCAAATTCAGTTAGGTCAGTTTGAGTTCATGCTGATTGCACCAGCAACATCCAATACAGTTGCCAAGATTTCACTTAGAATAGCTGATGCACTACTTCCAAATGCAGCTATTATGGCCCAAAAGGCAGGTGTTCCAGTATATGTACTGCCATCAGATTTTGAAGAAGGCATTGTAATCACACGGCTTCCTGACGGACGGGACCTTGAGCTTACAATAAGAAAAGAAGATGTTGAACACGTTGAAAGGCTTGCTGAAATGGGCGTAAACATACTGAAAACTCCTGAGGAAATAGAAGCAGTCTTTAAGAAGCATTTATCTAAAAATTAA